The Raphanus sativus cultivar WK10039 chromosome 2, ASM80110v3, whole genome shotgun sequence genome includes a region encoding these proteins:
- the LOC108831150 gene encoding alpha-humulene/(-)-(E)-beta-caryophyllene synthase, protein MSMESEVHRPLADYSANIWEDLLNYFSKSDLESTATLKEKHITLKEAVKESFMVSKVKPMESLMFIDALCCLGVSYHFEIDIIEQLGNLFDSPGFNPLIRHDECDLYTVGVLFQVFRQFGFKLSADVFEKFKGEDGKFKEHLVADASGILSLYEASQWNTHGEDIMDEALAFSSCHLKEISFQSIPQHLAVRIKNALKHPYHKGISRIETRSYISYYEAEEKRDAVLLEFAKVDFNMLQRLHRTELACVTRWYDEMEIKSKVEYTRHRITEAYLWSLGAYFEPQYSQARVTFAIALIIFTLLDDTYDAYGTMEELEIFTDAMEKWLPDPPNMIPESMKYVYRITVDFYDKLEEELEKEGRSGCGFHLKKSLKATANGYMQEAKWLKEDYTATLDEYKENAIVSCGYYPLTAMTFVGMGDVANLDAFEWLSSKPKIRVASEMICRYTDDISSYEFERKREHVATGIDCYMKQFGVSKEQAVEGINIMLSDAWKDMNQELMRPHSCPFPLLMRIFNISRVIDVFYRYQDCYTHPEFLKEHIVSLFIEDIPT, encoded by the exons ATGAGCATGGAGAGTGAAGTCCACCGTCCGCTAGCTGATTATTCAGCAAACATCTGGGAAGATCTCCTAAATTATTTCTCAAAGTCTGATCTT GAAAGTACTGCTACATTAAAAGAAAAGCATATTACTCTAAAGGAGGCTGTGAAGGAATCGTTTATGGTTTCTAAAGTGAAACCGATGGAGAGCCTCATGTTCATCGACGCTCTATGTTGCCTTGGTGTCTCATATCACTTTGAGATAGACATCATAGAGCAATTGGGAAATTTATTTGATAGTCCTGGTTTTAATCCGTTGATACGACATGATGAATGCGATTTATACACTGTTGGGGTGCTTTTCCAAGTTTTCAGGCAATTCGGGTTCAAACTTTCAGCtg atgtgtttgagAAGTTCAAGGGCGAGGATGGAAAGTTTAAAGAACACTTAGTGGCAGATGCAAGCGGTATATTAAGCTTGTACGAAGCTTCACAATGGAACACTCACGGAGAAGATATTATGGACGAAGCTCTCGCCTTTTCAAGCTGTCATTTGAAAGAAATTTCTTTTCAATCTATCCCCCAGCATCTTGCAGTACGCATCAAGAATGCTCTAAAGCATCCTTACCACAAAGGCATCTCAAGGATAGAAACGAGGAGTTATATATCATACTATGAGGCAGAAGAGAAGCGTGACGCAGTTTTACTTGAGTTTGCAAAGGTAGATTTTAATATGCTCCAAAGGTTGCACCGCACAGAGCTTGCTTGCGTAACAAG GTGGTACGATGAAATGGAAATCAAATCTAAAGTAGAATACACGAGGCATCGAATAACAGAGGCGTACTTGTGGTCGCTTGGCGCATATTTCGAGCCTCAATATTCTCAAGCACGAGTTACATTTGCTATTGCACTAATCATATTCACTCTGCTTGATGATACGTATGATGCGTATGGTACAATGGAGGAACTTGAGATTTTCACAGATGCAATGGAAAA GTGGCTTCCCGATCCGCCTAACATGATACCTGAGAGCATGAAGTACGTGTACCGTATCACGGTAGATTTCTATGACAAACTTGAAGAGGAACTTGAGAAAGAAGGAAGGTCAGGTTGTGGCTTTCATCTTAAGAAATCA TTGAAGGCAACGGCGAATGGATATATGCAAGAGGCAAAATGGTTGAAAGAAGATTACACTGCTACACTTGACGAGTATAAAGAGAATGCGATAGTGTCTTGCGGTTACTATCCCTTGACTGCAATGACATTCGTGGGAATGGGAGATGTCGCAAATCTTGATGCTTTTGAATGGTTAAGCTCTAAACCTAAAATTAGGGTAGCTTCTGAGATGATTTGTCGATACACAGATGACATTTCTAGCTACGAG TTTGAACGAAAAAGGGAGCATGTAGCAACGGGTATTGACTGCTATATGAAGCAGTTTGGTGTTTCGAAGGAGCAAGCAGTGGAAGGAATAAATATCATGCTTTCTGATGCATGGAAAGACATGAACCAAGAGCTAATGAGGCCTCATTCATGTCCTTTCCCTCTTTTGATGCGAATTTTTAACATATCCCGTGTCATCGATGTATTCTATAGGTACCAAGATTGTTACACCCACCCTGAGTTCCTGAAAGAGCACATCGTCTCCTTGTTCATCGAAGATATACCCACTTAA